Genomic DNA from Salvia miltiorrhiza cultivar Shanhuang (shh) chromosome 1, IMPLAD_Smil_shh, whole genome shotgun sequence:
AACCACGCAAATTGAGGACAAGGGAGGAGAATAAAGCCAAGTAAAATGCCGGTAAGTAAACCACCAATATGAGCAAAGTTATCCACATGAGGAAGAATCCCAACGCCTAAATTGATCATGACTATCACTATGAGCGTCAATAGTGCAGCAACCTGCAAAAACCAATGAAAATAATCATATCTTACGACTCAATTCTATTGTAGACACCAAGAAAGATGAACATCACCCGACCTTGTTTGTATATATCGACCTGTTTGTGATCAACTTTGAAAGCATTGCTCCGAGAAGCCCAAAAAGTGCACCAGATGCACCGATAGAGATACTGTTCCGTATGAACAACACAGATAGTAAGCTCCCACCAAATCCAGATATCAGATACATTATGCCAATGCGTACTGGGAGAAAGATATCAAAAGTTACTTATCAAGATAGTGTAATATAAGATGATTAGCTAAAGAAAAACTAGTTTACCAGCAACACTTTTGAGGTAATATCATTTCAGCACTTACCAAATCCAAAATTCTGCTCAAGGCGTATACCAATGAAGACAAGACTCAACATATTCACAAGCAAATGTATTAGACCAGCATGTAACCAGATACACGAGATAAGCCTCCAGCCTTAGTGCTGATGCACTACCCTATCCCAATTAAGACCTCTCAATTTCCCCATTCTCAACAAataatgcttgtaatttgcGGCTTGGCCtctgcaagcatggagatgacATCTCTCATGGAGGGGCGATCCTTGGGCAGCTTTGCAGTGCAAAGAAGAGCAAATCTCATAACCAACAACATCTCTTCAATCACATGTTTGGTGTTGCCTATACTAGGATCTACAACTTCTTCCAAACCTCTCTCATTCCTCACCTTCCCTCGAATCCACTCTACGATGTCCACGCATTCTCCAAACTCCGCCTCTAATGGCTTCTTCCCCGTCACAATGTCCATCAGAACTACTCCATAGCTGTAGATGTCGCTCTTCTCGTCTACCTTGAGTGTGCACCCATACTCTCAAGAAGCCACTGCTTCTCCTGTACAAAGATTAAATTGTATAAAGAGCTCACCACCTAAATCTAAGCTTCTATTATCGATAAAATTAATCTACCTTCTTAGAGAGGCCAAGTATTCCTCCTTGCTCATAGTTTGCATAATATCTATATCTTTTTTGTAAGCACATAAAACAATCTGTCaagaaaaaagtaaaagaaaatttcTAATTTTTCCACATAGAACATCAAATATGCAGTCATCCCTGAAGCATTTAGCTACAATTTTAGCAATCTTCCACAACAATCATTTCTTCCAAATTCATGAATAATAAAAAACAGATTGATGCATATAACTTACTTGGAGACAAGTGGGTAAAAACGGTCGGCGAAGAGCAATGGCTCCGAGTTGTTAGGGCTTGACAACGAGGGCTTCCGAGGCGACCTAGAGCTTCAATTTCGGCGACCGGCGACATCAACAACAGATGCGACACTGCATATAAAGAGAGATAGAAATAGAGATAGAGattagagatagagagagactGATAATGGCGGACAAAAGGGCGGCAACAATCGACGGCAGTGGGCGGGCAACAGACGCGAAATGGAAGTTAGGAAGAGTTAGGGTACAAAACAGTGAAAATGGGAAATAAAAATGCAGTTTGTTTATTTAAAATTCAACACTCTCTGTGTCGAAATGTATGAGATCGATGAATCGCAGCTTCACCATTTCTCTACGGTATTAACTATAAACAAATCGAAAATCATAAGCAGATTTGTAGGCTATGGTAAATTAAAGATTTGTAGGCTATCACAAAAATCAGACAAAGATTGGTGCATCTAGAAAATGGGTTTGGGCATCCGGTAGAATTTGAGCAAGAAAATCGATATCTTGGTAAACCAAATTAGAGCACACACCTCCAAATAAGAAACTGAACAAAGAAAGAAAGTAATTACAATGTATTGTCGATATCTGAAGATTTGTAGGCTATGGTAAATTAAAGAAGATTTGTAGATACAATCAGATTTGTACTCAATGAATCCATGATTCAATCATCGTCGtcaatgaatctaaattaaacaAATGAGACTGGAGAGAAGGTAGTAGCAGATTCGTGATTCGATGGCAGAAATCAACTGAAAATAAGGGATATAGGACATTCAATTTGGAGGCTATGGTATAAAGAATATTTAATTTGGGGACTATGGACTATAAGCTGAAATAgtaaattcatatttatttattattattattttaattagggGTTATACTGAGTAAAACGGGCCTACTAATAGAATTACCCTTGATGGACGGATAGAGTATTGTAATTTGGTTCATAATTTTGTGTCATCAATAAAGTTACGGGCCGAGGGTCGCAGTATGACGGGCCCGTGGGCCTGAAATATTCAACCCAACCGCCATGGCCCATAGCCCACGGGCCCAACATCGCCGAAAAAGGGCAAATAGAATAAAATGATTCCAGAATACCAGATTCTAACGAACCTGAAACTTCCAAAAGCTCATCAATTATCGATTACAGTTTCCCTCAAAATCATTCCTTCAAACTCGTCAAATTCAAAACCCCTCTCCCTCACCGCTTCTTCTCTTCATGCTGGCTAGCTCAGCTTAGTGATTGGTGAACTCTTTCGTTTGAATCGGTGGAAAGTGGGACCAAAGCATCTGTACTAGCAGCATCGTGGAGTCTTCTCCACTACTCGTTGAATATCTTAACCTAATCACGATCGAGTTAAACACAAATTAGGGATCATGGCAGCTTATGCAGCTCTGATTTCCGTTAAGCATATTCTAGATCAGCTCCAGCTTCATCCCCGCCCTCCTATCTCTCTCCACACTCAACAAGCTCAATCACTCGCTAGAAGCATTTCTTCGTTGCAAAATTTTCTCGAAGATTACAGTCCCCGCGTTGGCAACAACAGCGACGAAGCTGATGAGTTGGAGTGTCGCATCGCTGAAGCAGCTCATGCCGCTGAGGATGTTATCGAGGGGCATATAATCGATCGAATTCTCGCTGGATCAGGATCGTCTAGCGATGGCGAAGAAATCAGTTGTATTGAGTTCTATAAGAATCTGGAGAGTGTGATTGAAGATATGGATTTGATTGAGAAGGAAGTGATGCAGATTAAGGAGACAAGGGGAAATCAAGGCCAGCTGCGCAGACTCTCACCAACGCCTGCTGGCATAGGGCGTGACGTTGCGATGATAGGAGTTGATGAGACCTTGACGAAATTGATAGATATTCTCACCAGTGGAAAACCCGATCGCCAGACCATCTCGATTACAGGCATGGGCGGGattggtaagaccactcttgctagAAATATTTATGAAAATCAGATTATTGAGCATCATTTTGATATTCTTGCTTGGGTTACGATATCTCAAGAATACACAAGTGAAGATATACTTttagaacttgttctttgtgtgAAAAGCAGCAAAGAGATGAGTATGGAAAGTTTGAGTGAGATGAGTGAGGATGAACTAGGagaaattttatataaaagtttaTGTGGTATGAGGTATTTGATTATGATAGATGATCTTTGGGAAGTTGAGGTGTGGTATAGATTGCAACATTTTTTCCCAAATGGCAAGAATGGAAATAGAATCATGATCACCACTAGACTAGCTAACTTGGCTTTACAATTAAGCGGTTCTTACTGTCACGAGATGAATTTTCTTGATGATAACGACAGTTGGAATTTGCTCTGCGAATATGTGTTTGGGAAAGAGACTTGCCCTCTTGAGTTGGAGCATATCGGCAAGGAAATTGCAAGAAATTGCAAAGGACTTCCTCTATTTATTGTTTTGATTGGAGGGCTCTTGACAACGTCTGAGATGACTCTAGAATATTGGGAAgatattgcaatggatttgATTTCAACTGTAAACTTGGAAGCAACTGAGCACTGCTTAAAAATACTTTACACGAGTTATAATCAGTTACCAGTTCATCTAAAGCCATGTTTTCTTTATATGGGAGTTTTTCCGGAGGACAGTGTGATCGTTGCATCCGAACTCATCAAACTATGGATTGCAGAGGGATTTCTTCTACCTATTGAGGGGAAGAGCTTGGAAGAAGTTGCAAAAGAGTACTTGAAAGAACTTGTTGACAGGAATCTTATTTTAGTTCATAAGTGGGGCTCTGGTGGAAAGATAAAATCATGCCAAATTCACGATCTCCTAAGGGATCTTTGTTTGAGAGAAGCTGATAAACAAAAGTTTGTTGGTGTTGTAAGGCAGCAGAATCGGAATCCCAATGGCAGAATTATCCAATGGCAATGCCGCATTCTTGTTCATTATTTGTGCAAATCAACTGTGAAATATATTTGTCCACTCATCGATGCTTTTGGATATGTGTCACCTACTCGTTCTTTGATATGGGAATTTAGTGATCTTTATTATGATACTTCTTTATATCAGGATCTTGAGGGCTATTTTAAATTGCTTTCACAGTCGCTCAAACTTAGACTGTTGAGGGTGTTTAAAATATTTGGCCGTGGACTTAGAAATGAATATAGTTTGAAAGAAATGAAATTCGCATTTTTCCAAGATATATCTAAGCTACTGAACTTGAGGTACATTTCTTATCCACAGACATGGTACTCTTTCTCCCCTTCATTGTGTCGCCTCTGGAATTTGCAGACTTTAATTGCTAGGCATACCGAGGCGGTCGCTCCTCCCGAAATATGGAAAATGCCTCTACTTAGGCATGTGGAATTCTACAGCATCTCTCTCCCAGATCCTCCCATTGATGGCTTTGTCTTGGAGAGGTTACAGACTCTCTTTACAGTCACAATTTGGGACTTCCGCAAAAAGGTGATTAAAAGAATGCCCAATATCAAGAAACTCAAGATATGTCAGGGAAAACTGGAGAGTTGGTCTGTGGACTATCTCAACAATCTTGCCTGTTTGCATAAGCTCGAATCTCTTGAAATCACTTCATTTGAAGTCGCTAACCATTTGGATTTTTGGAGCAACCTCACCCTCCCACGTTCGCTCAAGAAGTTGACTTTGTGTGGCACTCGACTCCGTTGGGAAGACATGCCGGCAAAGATAGGTTCGCTACCACATCTTCAAGTTCTCAAACTGAAACATGATTCTTTCGTTGGATCTGAGTGGGAAACAGTTGAA
This window encodes:
- the LOC130991279 gene encoding RHOMBOID-like protein 3, with protein sequence MLSLVFIGIRLEQNFGFVRIGIMYLISGFGGSLLSVLFIRNSISIGASGALFGLLGAMLSKLITNRSIYTNKVAALLTLIVIVMINLGVGILPHVDNFAHIGGLLTGILLGFILLPCPQFAWLARHNPAAGIRGVTQGEIVNSYLFIIIIILIRGLY
- the LOC130991300 gene encoding putative late blight resistance protein homolog R1C-3 isoform X1, whose product is MAAYAALISVKHILDQLQLHPRPPISLHTQQAQSLARSISSLQNFLEDYSPRVGNNSDEADELECRIAEAAHAAEDVIEGHIIDRILAGSGSSSDGEEISCIEFYKNLESVIEDMDLIEKEVMQIKETRGNQGQLRRLSPTPAGIGRDVAMIGVDETLTKLIDILTSGKPDRQTISITGMGGIGKTTLARNIYENQIIEHHFDILAWVTISQEYTSEDILLELVLCVKSSKEMSMESLSEMSEDELGEILYKSLCGMRYLIMIDDLWEVEVWYRLQHFFPNGKNGNRIMITTRLANLALQLSGSYCHEMNFLDDNDSWNLLCEYVFGKETCPLELEHIGKEIARNCKGLPLFIVLIGGLLTTSEMTLEYWEDIAMDLISTVNLEATEHCLKILYTSYNQLPVHLKPCFLYMGVFPEDSVIVASELIKLWIAEGFLLPIEGKSLEEVAKEYLKELVDRNLILVHKWGSGGKIKSCQIHDLLRDLCLREADKQKFVGVVRQQNRNPNGRIIQWQCRILVHYLCKSTVKYICPLIDAFGYVSPTRSLIWEFSDLYYDTSLYQDLEGYFKLLSQSLKLRLLRVFKIFGRGLRNEYSLKEMKFAFFQDISKLLNLRYISYPQTWYSFSPSLCRLWNLQTLIARHTEAVAPPEIWKMPLLRHVEFYSISLPDPPIDGFVLERLQTLFTVTIWDFRKKVIKRMPNIKKLKICQGKLESWSVDYLNNLACLHKLESLEITSFEVANHLDFWSNLTLPRSLKKLTLCGTRLRWEDMPAKIGSLPHLQVLKLKHDSFVGSEWETVEGQFCKLKSLHIYGCDLVYWITESAHFPCLEHLQLEDLILKEIPLAIGEIPTLLSIKLVNCSTSAGVSATKIQEDQQENYGNDDLQVEVTRRERWTSSTRTFAQSTAFSYWLENNGGKNMRPEEEEMLFQHLSQQGLLDSFMNE
- the LOC130991300 gene encoding putative late blight resistance protein homolog R1C-3 isoform X2 — translated: MAAYAALISVKHILDQLQLHPRPPISLHTQQAQSLARSISSLQNFLEDYSPRVGNNSDEADELECRIAEAAHAAEDVIEGHIIDRILAGSGSSSDGEEISCIEFYKNLESVIEDMDLIEKEVMQIKETRGNQGQLRRLSPTPAGIGRDVAMIGVDETLTKLIDILTSGKPDRQTISITGMGGIGKTTLARNIYENQIIEHHFDILAWVTISQEYTSEDILLELVLCVKSSKEMSMESLSEMSEDELGEILYKSLCGMRYLIMIDDLWEVEVWYRLQHFFPNGKNGNRIMITTRLANLALQLSGSYCHEMNFLDDNDSWNLLCEYVFGKETCPLELEHIGKEIARNCKGLPLFIVLIGGLLTTSEMTLEYWEDIAMDLISTVNLEATEHCLKILYTSYNQLPVHLKPCFLYMGVFPEDSVIVASELIKLWIAEGFLLPIEGKSLEEVAKEYLKELVDRNLILVHKWGSGGKIKSCQIHDLLRDLCLREADKQKFVGVVRQQNRNPNGRIIQWQCRILVHYLCKSTVKYICPLIDAFGYVSPTRSLIWEFSDLYYDTSLYQDLEGYFKLLSQSLKLRLLRVFKIFGRGLRNEYSLKEMKFAFFQDISKLLNLRYISYPQTWYSFSPSLCRLWNLQTLIARHTEAVAPPEIWKMPLLRHVEFYSISLPDPPIDGFVLERLQTLFTVTIWDFRKKVIKRMPNIKKLKICQGKLESWSVDYLNNLACLHKLESLEITSFEVANHLDFWSNLTLPRSLKKLTLCGTRLRWEDMPAKIGSLPHLQVLKLKHDSFVGSEWETVEGQFCKLKSLHIYGCDLVYWITESAHFPCLEHLQLEDLILKEIPLAIGEIPTLLSIKLVNCSTSAGVSATKIQEDQQENYGNDDLQDRRRKKCCFSIYRSRGCWIPS